aaactcGTTACAAAGCCAAATTGGGCTTGTGAATGTTACCAGCTCATTTATGTTGAGCTGGTTATCTTGCTATGAGGAGTGTTCAacaggcaaattattatgtggaccacggtccaaaacgacgtcatttcgatactaaaaaaaaattcattgttTTGCACGCGGGTTAGAataatatagagttaattccagcaatggtcccttGAGTATTGTGATTTCCCacatttggtcctcgacttttaatttggacaatttaaacacttgactataaattttttttcaatgttggtcTTTCCGTCAAAAGCTGGTTAAATGGACAtcaatttgaggggtaaaagcGTCTTTTCATGTACTAAGTGTATAATTCCTCTTCCTTCCCCTCTGTATACGCTAAATCAAACCAAAGTTGAGAATATGCGAGAAGGTGCTATGTTTCTGCAATTTCTATGCAATTTCTATCCCTAAAAGCTACTATTTGGAATTACTTAATCAATATTCAGGgaagatgaaaatgaaaacCCACATCACATTCAACTCCAATCCAACAACACAGCGATGCACGAGGTTTacagaaattaaaacaaaaatcctTGAGAGCAtgcaataattaaacaaaagaaaaacacaagaaGAGTAGGTGTTCACTTGTCGTCAAACATGAGGCGGCGCTGGACCGCGTCCATGTTGGCATCGGTGATGGTGTTTCccatggcggcggcggcggcgcggaCAGGGTGTTCTGAAGCTCCGCAGCGGAGGCAGATAGGCTTAATTGAAAGAGAATAAGCGGCGAAGGAGAGTGATGAAAGGAATGAAGAATTGGCAGAGTAAATCGCCATACAGGCGACTAGGGGAGAGAATCTCCGCCAGATTTGAACAAAAGCCATCATCAACATTGGGAAATTCACAGTGTTCCTCTTTGGTTCTTGCAGTTTTGGCGTTTCTTTCACCTCAATCAATCCCACTCAAGATCCAAGTTTCAGCAACGCCAGATTTGATTCAATCTCCATGGCTAATGCTTGGAGAAGAAACCAACCGACAAAGATTCTCACCTCTAGAAATCTCCTCCTCTTCATCTCCTCATCTCTAgtcctcctcctcttcttctacCTCACCTCTCAGTCCCAAACCAATACCCCATACCTCAACTCCCTCAAAACCCCCATCTCTCACTGCGCTATAAAGCCTTTCGAATGCTACGCTTCACCCCAAGCTCATCTCGTTTTCGCCAATGTCGTGGAGGGTCTTAAATACCCATTCCTCTACTCCCTTTCCGACTTTGGGAATTTTCCAGAGAAACCCCACAAGAATAATAACAGGACTCTCAAGGGAAAGGCGTTTAGGAAGCCTAATATATTTGAGACTATGCAGGAGTTGCTGGAAAAGATGAAAAACGAGGACCGGAAGGGGATTTTTGTGGATGTTGGGGCTAATGTATGCATTTATCTATCACTTCTTGGATTGTCTTAGCTTTGAATGAGTATTATTGGGAGAAGAGTATTATCGAAGACATTTATCGCATATACAGAGGGGAAGGAAGAGGAATTATACACTTAGTACATGAAAAGACgcttttacccctcaaattgaCGTTCATTTAACAATCTTCTAACGGAAGGATTAACATTGGAAAAATTTTTATAGTCAAGTGTTTAAATTGTCCAActtaaaagtcgaggaccaaatgtgggaaatcactatactcaggggaccattgctggaattaactcaataataTATGAACATTCTGGAGTAATatgatgtattttatgagttagaataatgtattttatgtgttagaataataaaatttctagggtaagataatgtattttatgagttagaataatgtataatgtactttatttgttagaataatgaaatttctagggtaagataatgtattttatgagttaaaaataatgtactttatgtgttagaataatgtattttatgagttagaataatatactttaggTGCTTttaaaccatggtccacataggtGTGTGGACCACGATCGACGCGATAATGATTGGTGTTTAACATGCTCTTAGTATTTTAGTTGATTAAGAGTCGTCCAATATTGTTTCAATAGATCCTTACGGGTTATGAGATTTTGACTAGATACAAAATTACTAATGTTCAATCTAATGATATAGAGATTTCATTTATCATTGTAGAATTCTTACTCAAGATCACTGCAATTCTTTTTCTGGTGGTTGTAAGATAGAAGGCCGCCTATAgataggggtgagcatcggttgATTTTCGGTTAATAACCGAAATAACTGAAAATTTAATCAAACCTTTATAACTGACCGAAAACCGACTGACCGACCAGCCTTCATAATTGAAATAACTTTTCGGTCGTTAAATATAACCGGTTAAATATAACATCAGTGCCCCTTATCACGGTCTAGACACAAAGATCAAACATCACCTAGTTTCAGTGGTTTGCTATTACAGACAGCATTATCACTGACTCACTGTGTTGCCTATCGTTGTGATCGATCATGTGAAGTGGATTATGTACGATGACAAGACTAGATAGGAAATTGGTAGTTGGGATGATGTTCTCATGATGTGTATACAAGGGCACTTGAAATCTCAACCTCAAAGACTGTAAAGGATATTGGTATCACTGTCATCAcgtttgtaatatatatatatatatatatataaaagattaaCCTTTGATTTTTCGGCCGATTCTCGATTTTCTCTTGAAAAATCGATAATCGATGGAAAAATCGAAATAACTGAATTTTTTTTGCCTTAATAAttgaaaccgaaccgaaaatcGAAATATTTGGGCGATTCGATTTTCAGTCATCGATTTTTTGATCGGTccggtttttttttaatcatccCAACCTATAGGTGGTAGGGTAGGGTGGGTGGTATTGCTCAAATTGCACCCGATCTTCCTAATCACATGGAAGCGGGACTTAGTGTGTGAAATTAAACTAACCACTACCTCGTAGGGCGACGAGGTTGGTGTGCCCCCAAGCATAGCACCAACGACCCTACTtcaggggggaggggggaggggggcaaTGTTAAAGGTATATATGTACATGGCAACAAGGTGGAGGCATGCTGGTGTAGACGTGGAGACATGGCACTGGCACGAAGATGGATACGTGAGTGGTAAGCATAGATAGCAAATATGATTTTGACACTTGTCAAGACATGAATGGTTCTTCTACAGTATAAAAAGGGGTTGTCCTGCCTCCTTTAAGACATCTTGGTCTGATCACTACGACTCTCATGGTCCCATGGTCTCTCGTTTGTATTCTTAATCCACTCACCTAGGTTCAATTCTCAACAGTAGCATTATTATCTCTAGTCCATTATTTGGATTATagcttttattatttattatttggactGTTGTTTTAGGCCGATACCTCAGGATTTGTACATAAACTTTGGGTCTAGCGCCCCAAGTAATAATACTATTACTTTTCTATCATGTTCTGTACTTTCATACTTGGTTTATAGTGGGCTTGGTCCTGACAAAACCAtcagatataaatataaagCCTGTTTAAAAACAAATCACTTGTCTACAAACTAGTGAATtgcaaaaagaaatttaaaaacaaaaacacaaaaataattgCAACCCTTTGTAAATTTGGAATTATCCCTAAAGAGTTTATTGATTTCAAGTTTCCAACTTCCAAGTGAAATCACCGTTGGATTCCATATAGGGGCATTATGGGTATGCTATTGGATAAAATGCTAATTAGACAACTAAGTTgtgtatgaaaatgtaattgggccactaaactaaaaaaaagtacaacCAACCatttaaataagttaaaatgaTTTAATAATACTAGATACCTGGCTGTTAGTGTTAATAGTTGACGACCACTTGCTTACTTGAATtattatgtagatttttttactatttttatttctaaattaattgagaaatttaaaaaaaaaaattgccaaaaaccttgtggtctagtggcacctgatttacactctcatatggaagggagtgggtttgaacCTCAATGGAGGcgacatatattacattgtaacagagatGAAGGCATGgtgtttgataatttttttatattttactttaaattgtcttaaaaataatatacataagcaaaccaataataacaacaacaacaaagggGAGCCGTTTGTATATATTGGATTTTTCGCATCGGAAATGAAAGAAAGAGAGGCGTTGAGCTCCTTTATTGAATGAGCTGAAATGCTTTAAGACTCAGGGGAGCCGTTTGTATATATTGGATTTTTTCGCATCGGAAATGAAAGAAAGATAGGCGTTGAGCTCCTTTATTGAAGGagctttttatattttaattttaattgacttAAAAGTAATATACATAAGCAAaccaataataacaacaacaaaggGGAGCCGTTTGTATATATTGGATTTTTCGCATCGGAAATGAAAGAAAGAGA
This region of Ipomoea triloba cultivar NCNSP0323 chromosome 15, ASM357664v1 genomic DNA includes:
- the LOC116005904 gene encoding uncharacterized protein LOC116005904, with the translated sequence MANAWRRNQPTKILTSRNLLLFISSSLVLLLFFYLTSQSQTNTPYLNSLKTPISHCAIKPFECYASPQAHLVFANVVEGLKYPFLYSLSDFGNFPEKPHKNNNRTLKGKAFRKPNIFETMQELLEKMKNEDRKGIFVDVGANVCIYLSLLGLS